Sequence from the Rutidosis leptorrhynchoides isolate AG116_Rl617_1_P2 chromosome 3, CSIRO_AGI_Rlap_v1, whole genome shotgun sequence genome:
aacttgaagatagaacttgagagagattaattagatgaagaaaattgaagaatgaaagtatttgtaggtgtttttggtcgttggtatatggattagatataaaggatgtgtaattttatttacatgtaaataagtcatgaatgattactcatatttttgtaattttatgagatatttcatgctagttgccaaatgatggttcccacatgtgttaggtaactcacatgggctgctaagatctgatcattggagtatatataccaatagtacatacatctaaaagctgtgtattgtacgagtacgaatacgggtgcatacgagtagaattgttaatgaaactgaacgaggatgtaattgtaagaatttttgttaagtagaagtattttgataagtgtcttgaagtctttcaaaagtgtatgaatatatattaaaacactacatgtatatacattttaactgagtcgttaagtcatcgttagtcgttacatgtaagtgttgttttgaaacctttaggttaacgatcttgttaaatgttgttaaccaattatttattaaatcaaatgagatgttaaattattacattatcatgatatcatgatgtattaatatatcttaatatgatatatatacattaaatgccgttacaatgataatcgttacatatatgtctcgtttcaaaatcattaagttagtagtcttgtttttacatatgtagttcattgttaatatacttaatgatatatttacttatcatcatatcatgttaactatatatatatatatatatatatatatatatatatatatatatatatatatatatatccatatatatgtcatcatatagtttttacaagttttaacgttcgtgaatcgccggtcaacttggatggtcaattgtctatatgaaacctatttcaattaatcaagtcttaacaagtttgattgcttaacatgttggaaacatttaatcatgtaaatatcaatttcatttaatatataaaaacatggaaaagttcgggtcactacagaatgtgTGCCGATACCCCACCAATCATAAACAAGTTTCCAAATATCTAACGCAGCACCACATAAAATGATAGAATGATCAACCGATTCAATTCCATTATCGCACAccgagtgtgacgacccggaaatttccgaccaaatttaaactttatctttatatgatgtaaattgttagaactatacatataaataacttacatcgtgtatttaaaacgtggttatgaatattgaatatatgtgatttcaaaattagttaaataaacgatagtaacatttggttATTCAATTCGATTGATTTTTAGAACGcttgagaagttaaaataaacgttggcgtataaatgaattatatcaaattaagttctagagcataaacgttaggtgatataataatatctattttaaattatatatattgaacgttgaaatataaattatttttttgaaaaactaaaatataatattattaaataaatatttcaatcttATATAATacgtacaaaattatatttttctttaagaatatatatatatatatatatatatatatatatatatatatatatatatatatatatatatattgcaaaatatatatgtatatatattgcaaaatgattaaatataatattaactagatacaaaatgttttgatttaaattatcatatgtatatataacgagatgtcgatttatagaagcaaatgaccaaaacattcaaatgtgtaagttacatttcatggagtataattattggtgaaataagtctaattattgataaaggtacgagtcacaaaacgtaaagtacgagttttctaagcgtacgaaataacgtccgagaaaccggaaccggcacGTAAGTCGAATGTCAACATACTATTCATCGGTGCTAAtattacaaatcaactatacacgagaatataatataatatttaattaattctaaaaattaaatatattatatattaaataataataaaatgtgtcGTAAAAAAAATGATTGAAGTGTTATATGTATCCATGCGCTTGCATGGATGAACTATGGAACACTCATGCGCTCGCATGAGTGTCGGCCACCCGACTCCTTTATATATCGAACTCGTTTCTCAGTTTGCACACACATAAAGTATATATTCTTaccattatttatattattattattaatcataataataataataataataataataataataatattattattattattattattattattattattattattattattattattattattaatattatacataaaatactacgactagGGTATGTGGGAGCGatatcaaaacgggtttttcgagagggatagagctaaagaaattatgggttatagctatggaggttatgagtatggatcgggggtatgctcatgagtcaaatctagtgtttatcatctctgttgcatctacgtactttcctgcaatattgaatcacaatattgatacgtgagcactcatatcttaacttttatatattaatagtttatccatgtctagtgctcgagtatatatgtttatgcatgcttgtatgctttgattttgtcgttagatagtttatgatgaatcacgaatttgatacatatgctactgatataaagtatatgatatgcatgtttttggaaagctggcgaaaaattattaacttttcatttagaaatcgcgtgatttcgatgaacggattaaaagatatggtcaactgaatgatggttaacgttaattgaaattgtgtttgaaactgtaaattaatatttaaacaacttgtctatgagattgataaattggatttttagatattactaatcgagtaaatgaatttctatataaggcacgttttgttttgttgatcaattgtcaaagttgactgtattatcatgttttaaaaactttataaacactataatctaattttacaagtattgaaaaaactatgtgaaataataaaatatgttcaattatcattataattcaaatataatatagctcctgaaataaataatattttgagtttgataaactataaattcgttcaattatcaagacttatattatgttaataaacatgtatagatttaaagatcatattgggtcaggttgacttttgagatgacttttgttaacttttgcatgtcggtctcgagcattaggaatgtgatacactatgacctgacctagcttgttagacatgtattgaccaacatatgttctctaggttgagatctacggttattttgcatttcgagtttcggtcacatttcggtgaatatccttatgtgctgctaaggtgagtttcatatgctccctttttaattgcttttgcaatctatatttttgggctgagaatacatgcactttatttttaacgcaatggatacaagtacatactaaattctacaccgagtttgaaccgaaaatcccttagttttggtaactagtaactgccggttataagaactggtgggcgcgaatagttgtatatggatccatagggcttgacatccccgtctgttccaggtatagaaaccctagcctgaactataaaacagacgtatgctatttgaggttagtacacgttggtttgcgtgtattgtacatgttggttgcatgtatattaaaacaggggtacttattatatagacgttaaattttagttaccagggtgctcaatcttgtagaatattttgataaacatttctggatgaaagaactgaaatcttgtgatccacctttatatacagattatgcgcaacattaaaactatgaactcaccaacctttgtgttgacacttttaagcatgtttattctcaggttcttagaagtcttccgctgtttgcttatacgttatacaagctatgtgcatggagtcatatatgctttattcgagaaaactttgcattcacaaaatcatcaccgtgtatcttattttgactgcattgacaacggatgtattatggtaaactattatttacggtgattgtctatatgtagaaatcatcagatgtcgaaaaccttggaatttgatatacaattatggtgtgccttttcaaaagaatgcaatgtttacaaaacgtatcatgtagaggtcagtacctcactgtgaaatcgatgaatgatgtattcgtccaaagggatttggacggatcatcacacCGGGCAAAGTATCGAGCCAAGGTCCATGCCACGATGATCAAGTTCAACCCTAGTAGGTAGTCTTTTACGCCTAGCACGCCATACAAATAATTCAACCTTAAGTGGAACCAAGTTGTTACGTAGGGTGGAGGTAGCCGGCTGAGGCGGAGGTAGAGTCACGCGAACCATAAGTTCGGTTAGCTTATACACCGAGAAAGAACCATCGCTGGAAAGTGACCATATCCAAGATTCCGAACCTTCACTACAAAGGATAAAACTAGATAAAACGTTAGTAAGGTTGGTGAGGTCCCCTAGTAGTCTCCCTGAGATACCACGAGACCAACACCAAgacataatagtattattatccacCCAATGAACACGGTCACGAATAGTGGCATTAGGGCTAGAGTCAAGTCGAAAAAgtctattaaattttttttaagtGCAACATCGCCTAACCAAATATCATTCCAAAAGCTAGTAAGTGACCCATCAatgattcgttttttaaaagattgAGCAAATGGCACATCAAGGTTATTAATATTCTTACCAATTTTTAAATGCAAGACCATGTAGAAGAAGATCGGGACGAAGAGGGTGTATAAGAAGGGCTACAACCCCCATCCTCCCCGTAAATGCTTTTAATAATACGAACCCAAAGAGAACCTGAGTCGTgtttaaaacgccaccaccatttggcCAGAAGAGCCCGATTTTTGGTGGTGAGCGGGACAATGTTTAACCCCCCGAAATCCCACGACAAAGGCATGATTCCCATTTAATCCATGCCAATTTCGAAACGTTACTAGAACCACCCCAAAAAAAACGACGTCTCAAACCCTCAAGCTTATCGGTCACACAAACATGGGCTAAAAAAAGCGAAAAGAAATAAAGTAGAAGACTAGATAATACCGATTTAATTAGTGTGAGTCTACCACTATATGAGAGCGCTCTCGCCTTCCAGTCCGCAAGTCTTTTTCCAATTTTTCAAACACCGGACCCCATGCCTTGGAATGCTTCATCGACGAACCGATTGGGAGTACCAGGTAAGTAATTGGCAGGGTACCAGCAGAACAACCTAGCCATGCGGCCAAGTCGATCGTTTCTTCACTCGACACCCCAAGCCCACAAACGCAGCTTTTGTGAAAGTTTACCCTTAGACCCGAAGCCATTTCGAAGTATTTAAGAATCTTGGAAAGGTTCTGCGCATTACGTCTGTTCCACTCACCAAAAAATAAGGTATCATCGGCATATTGGAGATGAGTGAGACGAATATTttcccgatcaatacgaatacccgAGTAACGGTTATTAGAGACCGCCAACTTAGTGAGGTGATTAAGCCCCTTTTGAAGCTTGAATTCTTTTGTCGGGGAGCCGTTGATCAAAATAGAAATGGAAGTTGAAGATAAGCAAGATAACATCCAATTACGCCACGGGACACCGAAACCCATGAGCTCCATGATATCCATCAAGAAACCCCAATTAATGCTATCAAACGCTTtctcaaaatcaactttaaaaaaaaaagtcttttCTTTTCGAAATTTTAACATCATGAAGAACTTCATTAATTAGCAATTAACACACCATCTAAGATATATCGGTTCTTAATGTAGGCACTTTTTTCGAACCCAATAACCGACGAGATAACATGCTGAAGGCGCTTTGATAATACTTTAGATAACATTTTATAGAAGCTACTGATTGAAAGCTTTGAGGATCATTCTTTTTCGGTAAGAGGGCTACAAACGAAGAATTGCAACCATTAGAGACATGGGTTTTGATTAAAAAAGTTTAATTTGTTGCGTTATTAAAGGAAAAATAATTCGAGATATATATTTTGCCTATTCTTGGAATATTGTACTGAAAGTGTTTTGGATCAAATATGAGAGTTGCACTTTACTGTATATTACAAAGTAGTGAATATAATACATGTTCATACGCATATAACACAAGTTTATTTATACAACACCATTTATACGCATATAACCAAAATTTAATACAAACACCCTTCTTAGATTCAAGCATTGATCTGATGGCAATTCTGAATTCACCCAGGAACACATTTATTACCATTTAAATTAAACATTCCATGCACGATAGCCCTTATAATTACGTTATTTCACTATCAAGATGATTAGAGATACAAGAAACTAAAGCTATTTTAAATGTTCTAACTCTTCTAGCTATATGTCCAATAATTCGACGAACCAATGCTTTCAacactatataattatatattcCATCAAATTAAACTACCATTGCCAATAAGGAAAAAATTGTTCATCGGTGTTTTCGTTCAACTCAACCCGCAATTTCTTTGAAACACATAACAAGCTTGACCTACAAAGTGGACAACTAAACTGATCTCGATCGATCCAACTGTTTATACAACTCGCATGGAACACATGACTACACTGATTGAGTTGACTCACAACGTCTTCATTTTTAAACTCGGCTAGACAAATGGAACAACTTTCGTCTACCGATCTCATGGTAGATCCACCATCATCACCATTTTCATTTAAGAGCTCGTTAAATTGACGATCCGAATATTGGTAAATATTTGGAAAAACAttttgatgatgatcatgatgtgcATAAAAGAATGCAATGATTATGGAAACAATATGAAGAAATACATGTTTGATATGAAGAAATGGCAGCCATATGCATGTAATGAATATAAGTGTGAGTATTGAAGATTCATAGCCTTCATAAACAACAGAAATCATTGTTATTTTCAATAAAATTATTTTGGATTTTGAAGATTTGCTAAACGCTTTGATACGAGGTGTATATATGTGATTAATTATGACTTGTGAACTATGAAAAAACTGTATATATATAATCAGCCTATGTGTAGGGTCAAcgtatcattttatttttttattgttaatttgccgcccttttatatttttataattactttaaTAACGATTAAAAAAATATTGATATTATAATCAAAGGGGTGGCTCGATAGTGCATTAATGCTGATACAATTAATGCATTAATGATTCTCGATAGTAGATTTTTCTTTTTATTGGTATTATGGAATGGGTATCAACGCTTCGAAAATTTGAAAGATGATCGGGTCCGCTATCATTTGAGCCATTTGGATGGTTAGAAACGAGTTCATCTTCAATGGAAAATTTCCATGGCGGTCAATTGTTGTACGAAACATCAAGTTAAAAGTCTTTCTTTGGGCGTCCGATAGtcttcattgttttgatgaagTTATCGGGTTGTGCTTTAATAAAATATCATCTTTTGCCGAAAAAAATAAATTATTTTTTCGGCTAGTAAACCGGATCTGTTGAAATTACTAGTTACCGgagtatattatattttatatttttattatatgatGATGATTATATCATAATCGGATCCATCATTATGTATATAGGAAATGATATACTCCATATTATTTTAATGAATTTTCTGCTACCCCTCTATTACAAAAAATACTCCATATTATTTTAGTGAATTTTCTGCTACCCCTctattacataaaataaaaataaaaaaacaaataaaATTTATTTACATTACTAATTACCCCGGATTTTAAAAAACTAATTTCTCACTTGAAAAATATAactattatataaaattaatagcacTTTTCAATTTTGAATACTTATTATTCCAAATAATTCATTTCGTAAATAAATTCAATCAAATttacatttatattatatatataaaagcaaCACTGACGTTtataaatattttcttaatattaacaaaaaaaaattagGAATATTTTTTTGACGGAAGGGAGtataaatttataattaatattatatgttttTTTAAGTAAAGATATATTATATTCTTAAGACACCTTCATTTTAGAGTTAAAatctagtgtatatatatatttggatatttGTTCAATTTTTTAATCCAACTTAAATTTTAATTTTGATCTTGATTTAATTGTCTGAGAAAACTAATTATGGAGTACTTCTTtagattaaaagtataataagaacATTAAACATAGTTATCGTGTAACATTCTTGTAATTACTAACTTCTTGTTGGtgttatatatattttgttaaattaatgtttttttttttgaattaacaAAGAAACTCTTTTATGAACGAACACATTGACTATCTCATAAAGGATAAACTTCGAGTAATTAAACCTTTCGAGCAAGAGAACTAAAAATAAAAGTACTTCTCTAGAAAATGTTAGACATACAAAAATGTATACTCCATAAAAGAATATACATAATGAGTTTGACCAATTATATAAGGAGAGAAAATAAGAAAGAGAATATTGTGTAATTTGATTGGTTAGCAAACATGTCATTTCATTTTGTATTTCATTTTGTAAATGTATGTTTTAAGTGTAAACTTTTTGTAACTCTAATATTTCATTAATGAAAAATTGCTTGTCACCTAAAAATGTTATAACGAAATACAACGTACAGTTTCTAAAGAAATTATATTACATGTTCAAAGTTGTAATTTTCTGAAATAAAGTTCTAAGCAAGAAAATCTATGATTAtggttttttttatttaatttcctACTATGAAAAGCAAAATCTTAACCCTTTTAGATTTGAAGGTATATTTGAATTTTATTACACTCTAGTGACACAAAATTCTAAAAAACATAAATGGAACGATGAATATGATTTTAAGTAAAGACGCAATGCAACATTTTTTACCAGCTTTCCAAAACGGAGAGTGGGCAGAAGGGAAGGAGGTCCTCATACGGAGTCGCACACTTACTTGAGCAGTGCGGGAGACTGGGGAATGGGTCGAGTAAAGTCCCCTGGAGCCGGAAAAATCACAGAGACGTACTGATACGATAGGGCTTTGATTGGTATTTCTTTTTTATTAGTGATTGTAAAGGAGGGCGCTTGGCTATGTTATAGAAAGGGAAGGCAGAGGCCCCAAAGTGCTAGATCCATCGAAGTAGAGAGTTCATGGAACCACCTCTGCAAAGGTAAGTAATTTGTAGATATTTTATAAATATTGTACTCACGGTGTTTTTAAGGGAGCAAGTAAATAGTAATATACTTCGTATAATCTATGGAGTAGTAATAATGAAGATAAGCACGTTGTTCTCCCAAATATAAGGGTCAT
This genomic interval carries:
- the LOC139899884 gene encoding uncharacterized protein, producing MELMGFGVPWRNWMLSCLSSTSISILINGSPTKEFKLQKGLNHLTKLAVSNNRYSGIRIDRENIRLTHLQYADDTLFFGEWNRRNAQNLSKILKYFEMASGLRVNFHKSCVCGLGVSSEETIDLAAWLGCSAGTLPITYLVLPIGSSMKHSKAWGPVFEKLEKDLRTGRRERSHIVVDSH